A single Phaenicophaeus curvirostris isolate KB17595 chromosome 26, BPBGC_Pcur_1.0, whole genome shotgun sequence DNA region contains:
- the KRT222 gene encoding keratin-like protein KRT222 isoform X1 — protein MELSGLLNEIRAKYERLITRNQIKTIISARIQLEEATIKRMDEDAEALKAARAELSEARRQWHHMQIEIESLHAVEKGLERSLRATEQQYHMQLQTLEAEIECLEKELLEVRRGIEKQLQEHEILLNTRMKLEEEIATYRSLLEQEENRFRCSLPDQKDDKKPTTSKIAFTLPLESVKKQENEKVELMTKQATLDGNITKESAEAHGTVQTEKVDEVIKEWEGSFFKDNPRLRKKSVSLRFDLHLAATDEGCLHTKKKTLPDIEVRLVMRRSCSIPSIKP, from the exons ATGGAGCTGTCCGGGCTCCTCAATGAGATCAGGGCCAAGTATGAAAGGCTCATCACCAGAAATCAGATAAAGACCATCATCTCAGCAAGGATCCAG CTAGAAGAAGCTACAATTAAAAGAATGGATGAAGATGCAGAAGCATTAAAGGCAGCCAGAGCAGAACTCTCTGAAGCGAGACGGCAGTGGCACCACATGCAGATTGAAATCGAATCTCTTCATGCTGTG GAAAAGGGTTTGGAACGTTCCTTGCGTGCCACAGAGCAGCAGTACCACATGCAACTACAAACACTGGAAGCTGAGATTGAATGCTTAGAGAAAGAGCTGCTGGAAGTGAGAAGAGGTATTGAGAAACAGCTTCAAGAACATGAAATCCTCCTGAACACCAGGAtgaagctggaggaggagatagCAACCTATCGCAGTTTGCTGGAGCAAGAAGAGAACAG GTTCCGTTGCTCTCTACCTGACCAGAAGGATGACAAGAAGCCAACCACTAGCAAGATTGCCTTTACCCTGCCATTAG agagtgtaaagaagcaagaaaatgagaaggtGGAACTGATGACAAAACAAGCAACCCTAGATGGAAATATTACGAAGGAAAGTGCTGAAGCTCATGGCACTGTACA GACAGAAAAAGTGGATGAGGTTATTAAAGAATGGGAAGGTTCTTTCTTTAAGGACAACCCTCGCTTAAGGAAAAAATCAGTTTCATTGCGCTTTGACCTCCACCTGGCAGCAACGGATGAAGGATGCCTACacactaaaaagaaaacccttccCGACATTGAAGTCAGGCTGGTAATGAGGAGATCTTGCAGTATTCCTTCTATCAAACCTTAA
- the KRT222 gene encoding keratin-like protein KRT222 isoform X2, producing the protein MDEDAEALKAARAELSEARRQWHHMQIEIESLHAVEKGLERSLRATEQQYHMQLQTLEAEIECLEKELLEVRRGIEKQLQEHEILLNTRMKLEEEIATYRSLLEQEENRFRCSLPDQKDDKKPTTSKIAFTLPLESVKKQENEKVELMTKQATLDGNITKESAEAHGTVQTEKVDEVIKEWEGSFFKDNPRLRKKSVSLRFDLHLAATDEGCLHTKKKTLPDIEVRLVMRRSCSIPSIKP; encoded by the exons ATGGATGAAGATGCAGAAGCATTAAAGGCAGCCAGAGCAGAACTCTCTGAAGCGAGACGGCAGTGGCACCACATGCAGATTGAAATCGAATCTCTTCATGCTGTG GAAAAGGGTTTGGAACGTTCCTTGCGTGCCACAGAGCAGCAGTACCACATGCAACTACAAACACTGGAAGCTGAGATTGAATGCTTAGAGAAAGAGCTGCTGGAAGTGAGAAGAGGTATTGAGAAACAGCTTCAAGAACATGAAATCCTCCTGAACACCAGGAtgaagctggaggaggagatagCAACCTATCGCAGTTTGCTGGAGCAAGAAGAGAACAG GTTCCGTTGCTCTCTACCTGACCAGAAGGATGACAAGAAGCCAACCACTAGCAAGATTGCCTTTACCCTGCCATTAG agagtgtaaagaagcaagaaaatgagaaggtGGAACTGATGACAAAACAAGCAACCCTAGATGGAAATATTACGAAGGAAAGTGCTGAAGCTCATGGCACTGTACA GACAGAAAAAGTGGATGAGGTTATTAAAGAATGGGAAGGTTCTTTCTTTAAGGACAACCCTCGCTTAAGGAAAAAATCAGTTTCATTGCGCTTTGACCTCCACCTGGCAGCAACGGATGAAGGATGCCTACacactaaaaagaaaacccttccCGACATTGAAGTCAGGCTGGTAATGAGGAGATCTTGCAGTATTCCTTCTATCAAACCTTAA